One part of the Vibrio palustris genome encodes these proteins:
- a CDS encoding O-succinylhomoserine (thiol)-lyase: MNQHKPDTIAVRTGIESDSQHHAVVPPIYLSTNYGFPAFGEVPTYDYTRSGNPNRSLLEEALSELEAGAGATITNCGTAAINLWITAFLGPNDLIIAPHDCYGGTYRLLNTRAQKGDFKVKFIDQSNDLQVQEALSQQPKLLLIETPSNPLIRVVDIKKVCNQAKQHGTLVAVDNTFLTPVYQQPLTLGADFVIHSTTKYINGHSDVIGGVLISGTQAHAEKVAWWGNCIGATGTPFDSYLTLRGLRTLSVRMRQHEESATRLLQYLNEQELVGTIYHPSLPDHPGHEIAQQQQRGFGSMLSFEVNATFEQLKVFVSSLKLFSLAESLGGVESLICHPATMTHRAMGEAALAEAGISQLLLRVSVGLEAAEDLIADLEQAFTIAKESC, from the coding sequence ATGAACCAACATAAACCCGATACCATTGCCGTTCGAACAGGAATTGAATCTGATTCACAACATCACGCCGTTGTTCCCCCTATTTATTTATCCACGAACTACGGCTTTCCAGCATTTGGGGAAGTTCCTACTTACGACTATACACGCTCTGGGAATCCCAACCGTAGTCTGTTAGAAGAGGCGCTGTCTGAATTAGAAGCTGGCGCAGGGGCCACGATTACTAACTGTGGTACCGCCGCCATCAATTTATGGATCACTGCTTTTCTTGGCCCCAATGATCTTATTATTGCCCCACATGACTGCTATGGCGGAACCTATCGTTTACTGAATACTCGCGCGCAAAAAGGCGATTTCAAGGTTAAATTCATAGACCAAAGCAATGACTTACAAGTCCAAGAGGCACTGAGCCAACAGCCTAAATTACTGCTGATTGAAACGCCATCTAACCCATTGATTCGTGTGGTTGATATCAAGAAAGTATGCAATCAAGCAAAACAACACGGCACGTTAGTCGCCGTGGATAACACATTTTTGACACCCGTATATCAACAACCCCTTACACTAGGCGCTGACTTTGTTATTCACTCGACCACCAAATACATCAATGGACATTCTGATGTTATCGGCGGTGTGCTGATCAGCGGTACACAAGCACATGCCGAAAAAGTAGCGTGGTGGGGAAATTGTATTGGGGCAACAGGTACGCCGTTTGATAGCTATCTCACTTTACGTGGCTTACGTACCTTGAGTGTACGTATGCGCCAGCACGAAGAAAGTGCCACTCGTCTACTGCAATACTTAAATGAGCAAGAGCTGGTCGGCACGATTTATCACCCAAGCTTGCCTGACCACCCTGGGCATGAAATTGCACAACAGCAACAGCGTGGCTTCGGCAGCATGCTAAGCTTCGAGGTGAATGCCACTTTTGAACAACTCAAAGTTTTCGTCAGCTCACTGAAACTGTTCTCATTGGCTGAATCTCTTGGGGGAGTAGAAAGTCTGATTTGTCACCCAGCTACAATGACACATCGCGCGATGGGTGAAGCTGCCCTAGCAGAAGCCGGCATTTCTCAACTATTGTTACGTGTTTCTGTCGGTTTAGAAGCAGCAGAAGATCTCATTGCCGATTTAGAACAAGCATTTACTATCGCGAAGGAGAGTTGTTAA
- a CDS encoding bifunctional aspartate kinase/homoserine dehydrogenase II, translating into MTTSRQLHKFGGSSLADAECYQRVAQILCDYSHSNDLIVVSAAGKTTNRLITFIEELSKDGRLAHETLLALRQYQSELITSLLDGEAADHLLSQLNGEISELGELTAPISSETRANILGHGEMWSARLLAAVLMDKQLDCVMQDARTFLRAEAGIQPEVDRAASQPLLNNILAQHPSKRLVITGFMAQDKAGHTVLLGRNGSDYSATIIGALANASCVTIWSDVAGVFSADPRLVGDACLLPLLRLDEANELARLAAPVLHSRTLQPVAQSTMDLHLRCSYQPEAGSTRIERVLASGRGAKIITSLDDVLLIELTFGRHHSFQQIQRDTLQRLKRMQLEPLAYEALEDQSLLRLAYTAEITSGALECLQDAAVEAEIKLKEGFQLVAAVGAGVSKNANHNFGFYQQLKNHPVEFISTTESGLSLVAVLRNTDLPPLVHNIHTQLFQAQKRIALVLCGKGNIGASWLRLFYQEKAELEKRRGMNFELVAVVDSQRYVFNEAGLNEQDVFEHYQDSAINHDGQNWLASVDNLHRYDDTIVLDVTASPEVATQYLAFAQHGMHLISANKVAGSAPSDYYNQVKDAFAKIGRHWFYNATVGAGLPINHTVRDLRESGDDITALSGIFSGTLSWLFQQYDGSVPFSHLIDLAWQQGLTEPDPRHDLDGSDVMRKLVILAREAGFQIEPETIKVESLVSKTLADLSLDAFLDHSDELNELLAERLEKAQQEGKVLRYVARLEKNGQASVGVEALEKEHALANLLPCDNIFAIESRWYKDNPLVIRGPGAGREVTAGAIQSDLNLLSHLL; encoded by the coding sequence ATGACAACATCGCGCCAATTACATAAATTTGGTGGCAGCAGCCTAGCAGACGCTGAGTGTTATCAGCGTGTTGCACAGATCCTGTGTGATTATTCACACTCTAATGATCTCATTGTCGTATCGGCGGCAGGCAAAACAACCAACCGCTTAATTACCTTTATTGAAGAGTTAAGCAAAGATGGCCGTTTGGCCCATGAAACTTTATTAGCACTGAGACAGTACCAAAGCGAACTGATTACGTCGTTGCTTGACGGTGAAGCGGCTGATCACCTGCTAAGTCAACTTAATGGCGAAATCAGTGAGCTAGGAGAGCTAACGGCACCAATCTCTAGTGAGACTCGTGCGAATATTCTCGGCCATGGTGAAATGTGGTCAGCGCGACTACTCGCCGCTGTCCTTATGGATAAGCAATTAGACTGTGTTATGCAGGACGCGCGTACTTTCTTACGTGCAGAAGCCGGAATCCAACCCGAGGTAGATCGCGCCGCCTCACAACCTCTGCTCAATAACATTCTGGCTCAACACCCAAGTAAGCGCTTAGTCATCACCGGCTTTATGGCTCAAGATAAAGCCGGACATACTGTGTTATTGGGTCGTAATGGTTCAGATTATTCAGCAACGATTATTGGCGCATTAGCCAATGCCAGCTGCGTCACCATTTGGAGCGATGTTGCTGGTGTTTTCAGTGCCGATCCACGTTTAGTTGGCGATGCGTGCTTATTGCCTCTTTTACGTTTAGATGAAGCCAATGAACTGGCACGTTTAGCTGCCCCAGTTTTACATAGTCGCACCTTGCAGCCTGTTGCCCAAAGTACGATGGATTTACATCTACGTTGTAGTTATCAGCCGGAAGCAGGATCGACACGTATTGAGCGGGTGCTTGCCTCTGGACGCGGCGCAAAGATTATCACCTCACTCGACGACGTTTTACTCATCGAGCTGACCTTCGGCCGTCACCACTCATTCCAACAAATTCAACGGGACACGTTGCAACGCTTAAAGCGTATGCAATTAGAGCCACTCGCGTATGAGGCCTTAGAAGACCAATCGCTGCTGCGCTTAGCGTACACAGCAGAAATTACCTCAGGCGCACTCGAGTGTTTGCAAGATGCCGCGGTAGAAGCAGAAATAAAACTCAAGGAAGGCTTCCAGCTTGTTGCTGCTGTCGGCGCAGGCGTGAGTAAAAATGCTAACCATAACTTCGGCTTCTACCAGCAACTCAAAAACCACCCAGTCGAGTTTATCTCTACGACTGAGTCTGGTTTAAGTTTGGTTGCAGTCTTACGCAACACCGACTTACCACCGTTAGTACACAATATTCATACTCAGCTTTTCCAAGCGCAAAAACGCATTGCTTTAGTGTTATGCGGTAAAGGCAATATTGGCGCTAGTTGGCTGCGTTTGTTCTATCAAGAAAAAGCGGAGCTCGAAAAACGGCGTGGTATGAATTTCGAGTTGGTTGCTGTTGTGGATAGCCAGCGCTATGTGTTTAATGAGGCCGGATTAAACGAACAAGACGTTTTTGAACATTACCAAGATAGTGCCATCAATCATGATGGACAAAACTGGTTAGCGTCTGTCGATAACTTACATCGCTATGATGATACGATTGTCTTAGATGTCACAGCAAGCCCTGAGGTAGCAACACAATATCTCGCGTTTGCTCAACATGGTATGCACCTTATTTCCGCTAACAAAGTCGCGGGATCCGCACCCAGTGATTATTACAATCAAGTCAAAGATGCTTTTGCTAAAATTGGGCGTCACTGGTTCTATAATGCGACTGTCGGCGCCGGGCTTCCGATTAACCATACCGTCAGAGACCTACGTGAAAGTGGCGATGACATCACCGCTCTCTCGGGAATTTTCTCCGGTACGCTATCGTGGTTATTCCAGCAATATGATGGCAGTGTTCCATTCAGTCATCTGATTGATCTGGCATGGCAACAGGGACTCACTGAACCCGACCCTCGCCATGATCTCGATGGCTCCGATGTGATGCGTAAACTGGTTATCTTAGCGCGAGAAGCCGGATTCCAGATTGAGCCTGAGACGATTAAAGTCGAGTCTCTAGTCTCGAAAACATTGGCTGACTTATCTTTAGATGCGTTTCTTGACCACAGTGATGAGCTCAATGAATTACTTGCGGAACGTCTTGAAAAAGCACAGCAAGAAGGCAAAGTGCTGCGTTATGTCGCGAGACTGGAAAAAAATGGCCAAGCCTCGGTTGGCGTAGAAGCCTTAGAAAAAGAGCATGCATTAGCGAACTTGTTACCATGCGATAATATTTTCGCCATTGAAAGTCGTTGGTATAAAGATAACCCGCTTGTCATTCGTGGACCTGGTGCAGGACGCGAAGTGACTGCAGGAGCGATTCAGTCGGATCTGAACTTATTATCTCACCTACTCTAA
- the zapB gene encoding cell division protein ZapB, which yields MSFEVLEQLEAKIQTAVDTIALLQMEVEELKESKQQVENENSELKEERAASEQKAIQVQQEHDAWQERIRNLLGKMDDVE from the coding sequence ATGTCTTTTGAAGTACTAGAACAACTAGAAGCAAAAATTCAGACTGCCGTAGACACCATTGCGTTGCTACAAATGGAAGTAGAAGAGCTTAAAGAGTCTAAGCAACAAGTAGAAAACGAAAACAGCGAACTGAAAGAAGAGCGTGCTGCATCAGAGCAAAAAGCGATTCAAGTTCAGCAAGAACACGATGCTTGGCAAGAGCGCATTCGCAACTTGCTTGGTAAAATGGATGACGTTGAATAA
- the glpX gene encoding class II fructose-bisphosphatase produces the protein MKRDLALAFSRVTEGAALAGHKWLGRGDKNTADGAAVEAMRLLLNSTDISGEIVIGEGEIDEAPMLYIGEKVGLGGDGVDIAVDPIEGTRMTAMGQSNAVAVLAAGEQGSFLKAPDMYMEKLVVGPEAKGSIDLEQPLAVNLSNVAQALNKPLSELVVVTLAKPRHDAIITEMQTMGVRVYALPDGDVAASILTCMPDSDVDMMYCIGGAPEGVISAAVIRALDGDMQGRLLPRHQVKGETEDNRIWGAKELQRCQEMGVAANTVLTLNDMASSDNVIFSATGITKGDLVEGISRKGNMATTETLLVRGRCRTIRRIKSTHYLDRKDAAVRDLIV, from the coding sequence ATGAAACGTGATTTGGCTTTAGCGTTCTCTCGAGTGACAGAAGGTGCTGCATTAGCAGGACATAAATGGCTTGGGCGCGGTGATAAAAATACGGCTGATGGTGCCGCAGTGGAAGCGATGCGACTGTTACTAAATAGTACCGATATTTCCGGTGAAATTGTCATTGGTGAAGGCGAAATTGATGAAGCCCCAATGCTCTACATTGGCGAAAAAGTCGGCCTAGGCGGTGATGGTGTCGATATCGCGGTGGATCCCATTGAAGGCACACGCATGACCGCAATGGGTCAATCGAATGCCGTTGCCGTACTTGCTGCAGGTGAACAGGGGAGCTTTTTAAAAGCGCCAGACATGTACATGGAAAAGCTGGTCGTTGGGCCGGAAGCCAAAGGCAGTATCGACTTAGAGCAGCCTTTGGCGGTTAATTTATCGAATGTCGCGCAGGCGCTCAATAAACCGCTATCTGAATTGGTTGTCGTCACACTAGCCAAGCCTCGTCATGATGCCATCATTACCGAAATGCAAACCATGGGCGTGCGTGTCTATGCGCTCCCCGATGGCGATGTTGCCGCATCTATCCTCACCTGCATGCCTGATAGCGATGTCGATATGATGTATTGTATCGGTGGGGCGCCAGAAGGCGTTATATCAGCTGCGGTTATTCGTGCTTTAGATGGCGACATGCAAGGCCGCTTACTGCCTCGTCATCAAGTCAAAGGCGAAACCGAAGACAACCGGATTTGGGGAGCAAAAGAACTACAACGCTGCCAAGAAATGGGCGTTGCCGCCAACACTGTCCTCACTCTCAATGACATGGCAAGCAGCGATAATGTTATTTTCTCGGCAACTGGCATCACCAAAGGTGACTTAGTTGAAGGGATCAGTCGTAAGGGTAACATGGCCACCACCGAAACCTTATTAGTTCGTGGCCGTTGCCGTACCATCCGTCGGATTAAATCTACGCATTACTTAGATAGAAAAGACGCCGCAGTTCGCGATCTCATCGTCTAG
- the pfkA gene encoding 6-phosphofructokinase, which translates to MIKKIGVLTSGGDAPGMNAAIRGVVRTALGADLEVYGVFDGYLGLYEDRIEKLDRSSVSDVINRGGTFLGSARFPEFKEEAVRQVAIENLQKHGIDALVVIGGDGSYMGAKKLTEMGYPCIGLPGTIDNDIAGTDYTIGYYTALNTVIEAIDRLRDTSSSHQRISIVEIMGRHCGDLTLMAAVAGGCEYVISPETGLNMDELIKSLQNDIRRGKKHAIITLTELMMDANELAKKIEDATERETRATVLGHIQRGGCPTAFDRILASRMGNYAVHLLIEGHGGRCVGIQKEELIHHDIIDAIENMRRPVRKDLYKVADELS; encoded by the coding sequence ATGATTAAAAAAATCGGGGTTTTGACCAGTGGCGGTGATGCACCTGGCATGAATGCAGCGATTCGCGGTGTGGTACGAACAGCATTAGGCGCAGATCTAGAAGTTTACGGTGTATTTGACGGTTATTTAGGCCTATATGAAGACCGTATCGAAAAATTAGATCGTTCCAGTGTGTCTGATGTGATTAACCGTGGCGGTACTTTTTTAGGTTCAGCTCGTTTTCCTGAGTTTAAAGAAGAGGCTGTACGTCAAGTTGCGATCGAAAATCTACAAAAGCACGGTATTGATGCTTTAGTTGTTATTGGTGGTGATGGCTCCTACATGGGGGCGAAAAAGCTAACTGAAATGGGTTACCCATGTATTGGTTTGCCTGGCACGATTGATAATGATATTGCAGGGACAGATTACACTATTGGTTATTACACGGCTCTCAATACCGTGATTGAAGCGATTGACCGTTTACGTGATACGTCGTCTTCACACCAACGTATTTCAATTGTTGAGATCATGGGCCGCCATTGTGGTGACTTGACCTTGATGGCCGCGGTTGCGGGTGGCTGTGAGTATGTTATTTCTCCTGAAACCGGACTGAATATGGACGAACTTATCAAAAGTTTGCAAAATGATATTCGCCGAGGGAAAAAACACGCCATTATCACATTGACTGAATTGATGATGGACGCCAACGAGCTGGCGAAGAAAATTGAAGATGCGACTGAACGTGAAACTCGTGCAACCGTATTGGGGCATATTCAACGTGGCGGTTGTCCAACCGCGTTTGACCGTATCTTAGCCTCTCGTATGGGTAACTATGCTGTACACTTGCTGATTGAGGGGCACGGCGGACGTTGTGTGGGCATTCAAAAAGAAGAGTTGATTCATCACGATATCATTGACGCGATTGAAAATATGCGTCGTCCTGTGCGTAAAGACCTTTATAAAGTAGCCGACGAGTTATCCTAA
- the fieF gene encoding CDF family cation-efflux transporter FieF (FieF, a metal efflux transporter, is a member of the CDF (cation diffusion facilitator) family of transporters.), protein MKHDYARLVTAAAWLATFVASVLLIIKVIAWWMTGSVSLLASLIDSMIDIAASVVNLIVLKYALQPADKEHKFGHGKAESLAALAQAMFISGSAIFLILNGVQRFFHPQALVSPQWGVYVSIIAIIATSGLVQFQKYVVKKTGSQAIAADSLHYQTDLYMNIAIAFALGLSWFGMQQADAIFAIVIGIYISYCAIKMANTAIQTLLDRSLPEEDNHRIIEIVLSVEGVLGMHQLRTRMSGPIRFIQLHIELQDEMPLLEAHELSDMVESKLRAAFPDSDILIHQDPLSVVLNAQGEVKPQDWYGTSAIRSE, encoded by the coding sequence ATGAAACATGACTATGCACGTTTAGTCACCGCTGCCGCATGGCTAGCAACGTTTGTCGCCAGTGTGTTGCTTATTATTAAAGTGATCGCGTGGTGGATGACAGGGTCCGTTAGTCTATTAGCGTCTTTGATAGATTCCATGATTGATATAGCCGCTTCGGTTGTCAATCTCATTGTTTTAAAATACGCCTTACAGCCAGCAGATAAAGAACACAAGTTTGGTCATGGCAAAGCCGAATCGTTAGCCGCTTTGGCACAAGCGATGTTTATATCGGGGTCTGCGATTTTTTTGATTCTTAATGGTGTTCAACGGTTTTTTCATCCACAAGCGCTTGTCTCGCCGCAGTGGGGGGTATACGTCAGTATTATAGCGATTATTGCCACCTCAGGGTTGGTGCAATTTCAAAAGTATGTGGTTAAGAAAACCGGTAGCCAAGCGATCGCGGCGGATTCCTTGCACTATCAAACCGATTTATACATGAATATCGCGATAGCGTTTGCATTGGGGTTAAGTTGGTTTGGGATGCAGCAGGCGGATGCGATCTTTGCGATAGTGATTGGAATCTACATTTCTTACTGCGCTATAAAAATGGCGAACACGGCGATACAAACGTTATTAGACCGCTCATTACCTGAAGAAGATAATCACCGTATTATCGAGATTGTGCTGTCAGTTGAGGGAGTATTGGGCATGCATCAATTACGCACTCGTATGTCTGGGCCTATTCGTTTCATTCAATTACATATTGAGTTGCAAGATGAGATGCCATTGCTTGAAGCCCATGAGCTTTCTGATATGGTGGAGTCGAAATTAAGGGCGGCCTTTCCGGACTCGGATATATTAATCCATCAAGATCCATTATCTGTGGTTTTGAATGCGCAAGGAGAGGTGAAGCCGCAAGATTGGTATGGAACATCCGCAATCCGTTCAGAATAA
- a CDS encoding response regulator — protein MPHILLIDDDNELTALLQEVLSYEGFTVSEAHDGETGLSLIDDSIDLILLDVMMPNLNGTETLKKLREQWETPVLMLTAKGEEVDRVIGLELGADDYLPKPFSDRELLARIRAILRRTQGHTEQPKAQSFLEYDDIKINIGKQEAYCQNELLELTTTEFALLTLFIENPGSTLSKEALSMDVLGKHLSAFDRAIDMHVSNLRKKLPARQDDKPRIKTLRGRGYMFLLEN, from the coding sequence ATGCCCCATATTTTATTAATCGATGATGATAATGAACTAACCGCGTTACTCCAAGAGGTGCTCAGTTATGAAGGGTTCACCGTCTCAGAAGCCCATGATGGCGAAACTGGTCTATCGCTCATTGATGATAGCATCGACCTCATTTTATTAGACGTCATGATGCCAAACCTCAATGGTACAGAAACACTCAAAAAACTGCGTGAGCAATGGGAAACACCCGTCCTTATGCTGACGGCGAAAGGCGAAGAAGTCGACCGCGTTATCGGCTTAGAGCTAGGGGCTGACGACTACCTACCTAAACCGTTTAGTGATCGAGAGTTATTAGCACGTATTCGTGCAATTTTACGCCGTACTCAAGGACATACCGAACAACCCAAAGCTCAAAGTTTTCTAGAGTACGATGACATTAAAATTAATATCGGTAAGCAAGAAGCTTATTGTCAAAACGAATTACTCGAGCTCACCACAACAGAGTTTGCACTGCTCACTCTCTTTATCGAAAACCCCGGCAGTACGTTATCAAAAGAAGCGTTAAGCATGGATGTACTTGGTAAACATTTGTCGGCATTTGATCGAGCGATTGATATGCATGTATCAAATTTAAGAAAAAAACTGCCAGCACGCCAAGACGATAAGCCTAGAATAAAAACTCTGCGTGGCCGTGGCTACATGTTTCTACTGGAGAATTAA
- the cpxA gene encoding envelope stress sensor histidine kinase CpxA, whose translation MTVPKFNSLYGRIFAIFWLTIAIIVVGVLAIPNLDPRKSKEIPSDMYQSMLDARDMIENRYSYDRNLTFILQDLDRHRMQPHRDSSRPDFFITTQSGKILSSHISSVDTFRALKNFTSSIDYSDAATQRAYGKYRISGPIPIVLAQQPLLLFVGFDWNGPPPFVIHMLDHPIQLLLVIMLISTPLLLWLAWALSKPAQYLAQAANRVARGNFIPEPELEKGTDEFQTAGKSFNQMVQAVNTMISGQQRLLSDISHELRSPLTRLRMATGLAVRKQGSSSELERIDTEAQRLEHMISELLELSRVQTDSHLQRETQPLTSLWEELLDDAQFEAEQLNKVLSFNAIPDVVITGSPKLLMSALENIVRNAIKYGHSHVQVQFQLDNHTLTVAVEDDGPGVPPLQRQDIFRPFYRVSEARDRDSGGTGLGLAITESAIRQHNGQIVAHESSLGGLLITFTLPIGA comes from the coding sequence ATTACCGTGCCCAAATTCAATAGCCTCTATGGTCGTATTTTTGCCATTTTCTGGCTGACAATTGCGATTATTGTGGTGGGAGTACTGGCGATCCCCAATCTTGATCCACGAAAATCCAAAGAGATCCCGTCAGACATGTATCAAAGCATGCTCGATGCTCGTGACATGATTGAAAATCGGTACTCGTACGATCGTAACCTCACTTTTATACTACAAGATCTTGATCGTCACCGTATGCAGCCACATCGCGATAGCAGCCGACCCGACTTTTTCATTACAACGCAAAGTGGCAAAATTCTTTCCAGCCATATTTCCTCCGTTGACACCTTTAGAGCCTTAAAAAACTTTACTTCAAGTATTGATTACTCTGATGCAGCGACACAAAGAGCTTATGGTAAATATCGTATTTCTGGCCCCATCCCTATTGTCCTCGCACAACAACCTTTACTGCTATTTGTGGGTTTTGATTGGAATGGACCGCCCCCTTTTGTGATTCATATGCTCGACCACCCTATTCAATTATTGCTCGTGATTATGCTAATTAGTACCCCTCTTCTTCTATGGCTAGCATGGGCTCTGAGTAAACCAGCACAATATTTGGCACAAGCTGCTAATCGTGTCGCACGCGGTAACTTTATTCCCGAACCCGAACTCGAAAAAGGCACCGATGAGTTTCAGACAGCAGGCAAAAGCTTTAATCAAATGGTGCAAGCGGTGAATACCATGATTTCAGGACAACAGCGTTTACTCTCTGACATCTCCCATGAGTTGCGTTCACCTCTCACCCGCTTAAGAATGGCAACAGGGTTGGCGGTACGTAAACAAGGATCAAGCTCAGAGCTCGAACGTATTGATACCGAAGCACAGCGCTTAGAACACATGATCAGTGAACTACTGGAATTATCGCGAGTACAAACCGATAGCCACCTACAACGAGAAACGCAGCCGCTGACTAGCTTGTGGGAAGAATTACTCGATGATGCACAGTTCGAAGCCGAACAACTCAATAAGGTGCTGTCTTTCAACGCCATCCCCGATGTTGTCATTACGGGAAGCCCAAAGCTACTTATGAGCGCACTCGAAAATATTGTTCGGAATGCGATTAAATATGGTCACTCACACGTACAGGTTCAATTTCAGTTGGATAACCACACATTGACTGTCGCCGTAGAGGATGACGGCCCAGGCGTTCCACCATTACAACGACAAGATATCTTCAGACCATTTTATCGGGTCTCAGAAGCTCGAGATCGAGACAGTGGTGGAACAGGATTAGGGCTAGCCATTACTGAAAGTGCCATTCGCCAGCATAACGGACAAATTGTGGCTCATGAAAGCTCGCTTGGCGGACTGTTGATAACCTTTACTTTACCGATTGGTGCTTAA
- a CDS encoding superoxide dismutase has product MSHSFPELPYAYNALEPYIDAQTMEVHYSKHHRTYFDKFIAAIADTEDANSSLETIFSKISTLPAAIRNNGGGYYNHMLYWECMSPNGGGEPHGELADAINQKFGSFAQFQEAFTQAAINTFGSGFAWLVVVDGELEIVSTSNQDNPLMDVCPINGTPILALDVWEHAYYLSYRNRRPDYIEAWWNVVHWPTIAQYYQNAK; this is encoded by the coding sequence ATGTCACATTCATTTCCAGAGTTACCGTATGCCTATAATGCGTTAGAACCCTACATCGATGCACAAACGATGGAAGTTCATTACAGTAAACATCATCGTACTTACTTTGATAAATTTATCGCTGCGATTGCTGATACTGAGGATGCAAATTCGTCATTAGAGACAATTTTTTCCAAAATATCGACATTACCTGCCGCGATACGCAACAACGGGGGTGGCTATTACAACCATATGCTCTATTGGGAATGTATGAGTCCCAATGGTGGCGGCGAGCCACACGGTGAGCTAGCGGATGCCATTAACCAAAAATTTGGCAGTTTTGCACAGTTCCAAGAAGCATTTACACAAGCCGCAATCAATACGTTCGGTTCGGGTTTTGCTTGGTTGGTCGTCGTGGATGGTGAACTAGAAATTGTGTCGACGAGTAATCAAGACAATCCATTAATGGATGTGTGTCCTATCAATGGCACGCCAATTCTCGCATTAGATGTGTGGGAGCATGCTTATTACTTGAGTTACCGTAACCGTCGTCCTGACTATATTGAAGCATGGTGGAATGTCGTGCATTGGCCGACGATTGCTCAATACTACCAAAACGCCAAATAA
- the trmL gene encoding tRNA (uridine(34)/cytosine(34)/5-carboxymethylaminomethyluridine(34)-2'-O)-methyltransferase TrmL — translation MFDIALYEPEIAPNTGNIIRLCANCGANLHLIEPLGFDLEEKKVRRAGLDYHDLARVTRHKDYPAFIEYLESEREHYRIFACTTKTTGHHVDARYQRGDVLLFGPETRGLPADLIDALPMSQRIRIPMMADARSLNLSNSVAIIAYEAWRQFDFQGGQ, via the coding sequence ATGTTTGATATCGCTCTATACGAACCAGAAATCGCACCGAATACAGGTAATATTATTCGCCTATGTGCAAACTGCGGTGCGAACCTACACTTAATTGAACCATTAGGATTTGATTTAGAAGAGAAAAAAGTTCGTCGCGCGGGGCTGGACTATCATGATCTTGCTCGAGTGACACGCCACAAGGATTACCCAGCATTTATTGAATACCTAGAAAGTGAGCGTGAACACTATCGCATTTTTGCCTGCACAACCAAAACCACAGGCCACCATGTCGATGCCCGCTATCAACGGGGCGATGTTTTACTCTTTGGGCCAGAGACCCGCGGGCTACCTGCAGATTTAATCGACGCACTACCAATGTCACAACGCATTCGCATTCCTATGATGGCCGATGCGCGCAGCTTAAACCTATCTAATTCGGTGGCGATCATTGCTTATGAAGCATGGCGTCAATTTGATTTTCAAGGTGGGCAATAA
- a CDS encoding FxsA family protein: protein MFPIILLLFIAVPIIEIGLFIQVGGFIGLWPTIGLVLVTAFVGASLVRSQGIQTLMTVQQRVQQGEIPAQQILEGVLLAVAGVLLLTPGFMTDILGMAVLLPIPRQKLAAYLLTKVVVKSNGQSFQGGFYRDSSEQGRTFDGEFETKDTDDDQHKDDHHRLK from the coding sequence GTGTTCCCAATTATCTTACTATTATTTATTGCTGTTCCGATTATTGAAATTGGTTTGTTTATTCAGGTTGGTGGATTTATCGGCTTATGGCCAACTATTGGTTTAGTGTTAGTGACGGCTTTTGTTGGGGCGTCTTTAGTACGTAGCCAAGGTATTCAAACTTTAATGACGGTACAACAGCGCGTTCAGCAGGGAGAAATTCCGGCACAACAAATCTTGGAAGGCGTCCTACTAGCCGTTGCTGGTGTGTTGTTACTGACGCCTGGGTTTATGACCGATATTCTAGGTATGGCGGTCCTATTACCGATACCACGCCAAAAACTGGCGGCTTATTTGTTGACTAAAGTCGTAGTGAAGTCGAATGGTCAGTCTTTTCAAGGTGGATTTTATCGTGACAGCTCTGAACAAGGCCGTACTTTCGATGGGGAGTTTGAGACCAAAGATACTGATGATGACCAGCACAAAGATGATCATCATCGCTTAAAGTAA